In Octopus bimaculoides isolate UCB-OBI-ISO-001 chromosome 5, ASM119413v2, whole genome shotgun sequence, a genomic segment contains:
- the LOC106881104 gene encoding THUMP domain-containing protein 1 isoform X2 — protein sequence MGGNDGPKEKSGCKRSRTYYKKCMYKKRKKWNSIDVGMRGFLVTCNRNESQAVKEMYNLLNEYADILYGPEHTEVTSKNLESNDDKEDSEESAGEIEDELEREVKALKDEKPAERRFQQVDSGTKNCLFIKTTLEKPCELIHHILSDIYQSQVQKTRYSLRVLPVSTICRIDLADITKVATDLLDSYFSTPFGTTTTYGISFKARMTARVTRDDVIRNICQIIEEMNPLNKVNYSTPDFIVIVEFLKGFCCLSVVKDFYKFRKYNLQETARALQRLAANQCETTEEQPNATALAESTPDTNLIHASTLAKSDSKNELSATIVNSKDKLNTNRSNCTEIQNDCNQSSEKSETETGEKV from the exons ATGGGAGGCAACGATGGACCAAAGGAAAAGAGTGGCTGCAAGAGATCACGTACCTATtacaagaaatgtatgtataagaaacgTAAGAAATGGAACTCCATTGATGTTGGGATGCGAGGTTTTCTGGTGACATGTAATCGCAATGAAAGTCAAGCTGTTAAGGAAATGTATAATCTTCTCAATGAATACGCCGATATATTATATGGACCTGAACAT ACAGAGGTGACATCAAAGAATTTGGAATCTAATGATGACAAAGAAGATTCAGAAGAATCAGCTGGTGAGATTGAAGATGAACTTGAACGAGAAGTGAAAGCCTTGAAAGACGAAAAACCTGCCGAACGGCGGTTCCAACAGGTGGACAGTGGCACAAAGAACTGTCTCTTCATCAAGACTACTCTCGAGAAGCCATGTGAATTAATTCATCACATTCTCAGTGATATTTACCAAAGTCAGGTCCAAAAGACTCGTTATAGTCTTCGTGTCCTTCCAGTGAGTACCATTTGTCGTATCGATTTGGCAGACATCACAAAGGTAGCCACGGACCTCCTGGATTCATATTTCTCCACACCttttggaacaacaacaacatatggcATTTCATTTAAGGCTCGTATGACTGCTAGAGTGACCCGTGATGATGTAATTCGGAATATCTGTCAGATTATTGAAGAGATGAATCCCTTGAATAAG GTTAACTACAGTACACCAGACTTTATTGTCATTGTGGAGTTCCTGAAAGGATTTTGCTGCCTAAGTGTTGTGAAAGATTTCTACAAGTTCCGCAAGTACAATCTACAGGAGACAGCCAGAGCACTGCAACGCCTGGCTGCAAATCAATGTGAAACCACAGAAGAACAACCAAATGCTACAGCTCTAGCAGAGAGCACACCTGACACTAATCTCATTCATGCCAGCACTCTTGCTAAATCTGACTCTAAAAATGAATTAAGTGCTACCATTGTCAATTCCAAGGACAAGTTAAACACTAATAGATCTAACTGTACTGAAATACAGAATGATTGTAATCAGTCTAGtgaaaaatcagaaacagaaactGGTGAGAAAGTTTAG
- the LOC106881103 gene encoding myosin-9 isoform X1 encodes MVTVFILYFIICISFNKVCMGNTSNGIVKRGKFTRDTCAKACDSETTIKCKFFNFDKQSGKCYLSSTIHLNMQVSGRSRDKSAGAAIDVTTETKDYNKLYKGMSEGTQRKLEALQSKVNQLREDIEDFDEIRQKVSEMRLEAEKASKTKSQIIDELQNSKVQQEMEMNKLNRKVESLILNMEKTMADVAAFKKTQFNFEKKQSQIKHMLSDLTAQIENIQDKTSVIPVELKNVKIESDNLSKGLAEINMRDKTLQHNLETIKQEVLYARQKLEPEIKAVRKTQESLIEDLTHIRSNSDVHNKQYSELQMNVRQIAEDATEAISSMKTLKSQTVNNLQLIKNIKLELNKLKDPESRINLKIEAERKETRQDIDMLKTQLKEEHTRSLNTANEMEKIIKSLSSVTMMQNDIKAQLEEMSLKVSDLQNDISTLKISQGPISKIKEIENKQELLQTMLNSAMKQIEENKNNQLLFSASQTPNLQRDVVDKLAMRINELETSFGEMKNNQKNMKLGLHLKTRVIHKPQAKKGKYQHKKVEIKHTSWQAPPPRNEGN; translated from the exons TTTGTATGGGAAACACCAGTAATGGAATTGTGAAGCGAGGCAAGTTTACTCGGGATACTTGTGCCAAAGCCTGTGATTCAGAAACGACAATCAAATGCAAATTCTTCAACTTTGACAAGCAATCAGGGAAGTGTTACCTGTCCTCCACCATTCACCTTAATATGCAAGTTTCGGGCAGATCAAGAGACAAAAGTGCAGGAG CAGCCATAGATGTCACTACCGAAACTAAAGACTACAATAAGTTGTACAAAGGAATGAGTGAGGGCACCCAGCGTAAACTTGAAGCTCTGCAGAGTAAAGTCAATCAGCTGAGAGAAGACATAGAAGATTTTGAT GAAATTCGACAAAAGGTCAGTGAGATGCGATTGGAGGCTGAGAAGGCATCAAAGACAAAATCTCAAATAATCGATGAGCTACAAAACAGTAAAGTGCAGCAAGAAATGGAGATGAACAAACTGAACCGAAAAGTAGAGAGCCTCATTTTGAACATGGAAAAAACAATGGCTGATGTTGCAGCCTTCAAGAAGACTCAGTtcaattttgaaaagaaacaatCACAGATCAAACATATGTTAAGTGATCTGACTGCACAGATTGAAAACATCCAAGATAAGACATCTGTAATTCCAGTAGaattgaaaaatgtaaaaatagaatCCGATAATTTGAGCAAGGGCTTGGCTGAGATTAACATGCGAGACAAAACGCTGCAACATAACTTGGAAACTATCAAACAAGAAGTTTTGTATGCACGTCAGAAg CTGGAACCAGAAATAAAGGCAGTACGAAAGACACAAGAGAGTCTGATAGAGGACTTGACGCATATCCGTAGCAACAGTGATGTGCACAACAAGCAGTATTCAGAACTGCAGATGAATGTCAGACAAATTGCAGAAGATGCAACAGAGGCCATTAGCAGCATGAAGACCTTGAAATCACAGACAGTAAATAATCTGCAGCTTATCAAGAATATTAAGCTGGAATTGAACAAACTAAAGGATCCAGAG TCTCGAATAAACCTGAAGATTGAAGCTGAGCGAAAAGAAACCAGACAGGATATCGACATGTTGAAGACACAGTTGAAAGAAGAACATACTCGCTCCTTGAATACGGCCAATGAGATGGAGAAAATCATTAAATCTTTATCATCAGTTACCATGATGCAAAATGACATTAAAGCACAGTTAGAGGAGATGTCATTAAAAGTGAGCGATCTGCAGAATGACATCAGCACTTTGAAGATATCACAG GGACCGATttcgaaaatcaaagaaattgaaaacaaacaagaacttTTGCAGACAATGTTAAACAGTGCCATGAAACAGATTGAAGAGAACAAGAACAACCAGTTATTGTTCAGTGCCTCACAGACTCCAAACCTTCAGAGAGATGTTGTTGATAAACTGGCTATGCGTATCAACGAATTAGAGACAAGCTTTGGGGAAATGAAGAATAatcagaaaaatatgaaactgGGACTTCATTTG AAAACCAGAGTTATCCACAAACCACAAGCAAAGAAGGGAAAATATCAACACAAGAAAGTGGA GATTAAACATACCTCTTGGCAAGCTCCTCCACCACG aAATGAAGGTAATTAA
- the LOC106881103 gene encoding myosin-8 isoform X2, protein MVTVFILYFIICISFNKVCMGNTSNGIVKRGKFTRDTCAKACDSETTIKCKFFNFDKQSGKCYLSSTIHLNMQVSGRSRDKSAGAAIDVTTETKDYNKLYKGMSEGTQRKLEALQSKVNQLREDIEDFDEIRQKVSEMRLEAEKASKTKSQIIDELQNSKVQQEMEMNKLNRKVESLILNMEKTMADVAAFKKTQFNFEKKQSQIKHMLSDLTAQIENIQDKTSVIPVELKNVKIESDNLSKGLAEINMRDKTLQHNLETIKQEVLYARQKLEPEIKAVRKTQESLIEDLTHIRSNSDVHNKQYSELQMNVRQIAEDATEAISSMKTLKSQTVNNLQLIKNIKLELNKLKDPESRINLKIEAERKETRQDIDMLKTQLKEEHTRSLNTANEMEKIIKSLSSVTMMQNDIKAQLEEMSLKVSDLQNDISTLKISQGPISKIKEIENKQELLQTMLNSAMKQIEENKNNQLLFSASQTPNLQRDVVDKLAMRINELETSFGEMKNNQKNMKLGLHLD, encoded by the exons TTTGTATGGGAAACACCAGTAATGGAATTGTGAAGCGAGGCAAGTTTACTCGGGATACTTGTGCCAAAGCCTGTGATTCAGAAACGACAATCAAATGCAAATTCTTCAACTTTGACAAGCAATCAGGGAAGTGTTACCTGTCCTCCACCATTCACCTTAATATGCAAGTTTCGGGCAGATCAAGAGACAAAAGTGCAGGAG CAGCCATAGATGTCACTACCGAAACTAAAGACTACAATAAGTTGTACAAAGGAATGAGTGAGGGCACCCAGCGTAAACTTGAAGCTCTGCAGAGTAAAGTCAATCAGCTGAGAGAAGACATAGAAGATTTTGAT GAAATTCGACAAAAGGTCAGTGAGATGCGATTGGAGGCTGAGAAGGCATCAAAGACAAAATCTCAAATAATCGATGAGCTACAAAACAGTAAAGTGCAGCAAGAAATGGAGATGAACAAACTGAACCGAAAAGTAGAGAGCCTCATTTTGAACATGGAAAAAACAATGGCTGATGTTGCAGCCTTCAAGAAGACTCAGTtcaattttgaaaagaaacaatCACAGATCAAACATATGTTAAGTGATCTGACTGCACAGATTGAAAACATCCAAGATAAGACATCTGTAATTCCAGTAGaattgaaaaatgtaaaaatagaatCCGATAATTTGAGCAAGGGCTTGGCTGAGATTAACATGCGAGACAAAACGCTGCAACATAACTTGGAAACTATCAAACAAGAAGTTTTGTATGCACGTCAGAAg CTGGAACCAGAAATAAAGGCAGTACGAAAGACACAAGAGAGTCTGATAGAGGACTTGACGCATATCCGTAGCAACAGTGATGTGCACAACAAGCAGTATTCAGAACTGCAGATGAATGTCAGACAAATTGCAGAAGATGCAACAGAGGCCATTAGCAGCATGAAGACCTTGAAATCACAGACAGTAAATAATCTGCAGCTTATCAAGAATATTAAGCTGGAATTGAACAAACTAAAGGATCCAGAG TCTCGAATAAACCTGAAGATTGAAGCTGAGCGAAAAGAAACCAGACAGGATATCGACATGTTGAAGACACAGTTGAAAGAAGAACATACTCGCTCCTTGAATACGGCCAATGAGATGGAGAAAATCATTAAATCTTTATCATCAGTTACCATGATGCAAAATGACATTAAAGCACAGTTAGAGGAGATGTCATTAAAAGTGAGCGATCTGCAGAATGACATCAGCACTTTGAAGATATCACAG GGACCGATttcgaaaatcaaagaaattgaaaacaaacaagaacttTTGCAGACAATGTTAAACAGTGCCATGAAACAGATTGAAGAGAACAAGAACAACCAGTTATTGTTCAGTGCCTCACAGACTCCAAACCTTCAGAGAGATGTTGTTGATAAACTGGCTATGCGTATCAACGAATTAGAGACAAGCTTTGGGGAAATGAAGAATAatcagaaaaatatgaaactgGGACTTCATTTG GATTAA
- the LOC106881103 gene encoding myosin-9 isoform X3, translating into MVTVFILYFIICISFNKAAIDVTTETKDYNKLYKGMSEGTQRKLEALQSKVNQLREDIEDFDEIRQKVSEMRLEAEKASKTKSQIIDELQNSKVQQEMEMNKLNRKVESLILNMEKTMADVAAFKKTQFNFEKKQSQIKHMLSDLTAQIENIQDKTSVIPVELKNVKIESDNLSKGLAEINMRDKTLQHNLETIKQEVLYARQKLEPEIKAVRKTQESLIEDLTHIRSNSDVHNKQYSELQMNVRQIAEDATEAISSMKTLKSQTVNNLQLIKNIKLELNKLKDPESRINLKIEAERKETRQDIDMLKTQLKEEHTRSLNTANEMEKIIKSLSSVTMMQNDIKAQLEEMSLKVSDLQNDISTLKISQGPISKIKEIENKQELLQTMLNSAMKQIEENKNNQLLFSASQTPNLQRDVVDKLAMRINELETSFGEMKNNQKNMKLGLHLKTRVIHKPQAKKGKYQHKKVEIKHTSWQAPPPRNEGN; encoded by the exons CAGCCATAGATGTCACTACCGAAACTAAAGACTACAATAAGTTGTACAAAGGAATGAGTGAGGGCACCCAGCGTAAACTTGAAGCTCTGCAGAGTAAAGTCAATCAGCTGAGAGAAGACATAGAAGATTTTGAT GAAATTCGACAAAAGGTCAGTGAGATGCGATTGGAGGCTGAGAAGGCATCAAAGACAAAATCTCAAATAATCGATGAGCTACAAAACAGTAAAGTGCAGCAAGAAATGGAGATGAACAAACTGAACCGAAAAGTAGAGAGCCTCATTTTGAACATGGAAAAAACAATGGCTGATGTTGCAGCCTTCAAGAAGACTCAGTtcaattttgaaaagaaacaatCACAGATCAAACATATGTTAAGTGATCTGACTGCACAGATTGAAAACATCCAAGATAAGACATCTGTAATTCCAGTAGaattgaaaaatgtaaaaatagaatCCGATAATTTGAGCAAGGGCTTGGCTGAGATTAACATGCGAGACAAAACGCTGCAACATAACTTGGAAACTATCAAACAAGAAGTTTTGTATGCACGTCAGAAg CTGGAACCAGAAATAAAGGCAGTACGAAAGACACAAGAGAGTCTGATAGAGGACTTGACGCATATCCGTAGCAACAGTGATGTGCACAACAAGCAGTATTCAGAACTGCAGATGAATGTCAGACAAATTGCAGAAGATGCAACAGAGGCCATTAGCAGCATGAAGACCTTGAAATCACAGACAGTAAATAATCTGCAGCTTATCAAGAATATTAAGCTGGAATTGAACAAACTAAAGGATCCAGAG TCTCGAATAAACCTGAAGATTGAAGCTGAGCGAAAAGAAACCAGACAGGATATCGACATGTTGAAGACACAGTTGAAAGAAGAACATACTCGCTCCTTGAATACGGCCAATGAGATGGAGAAAATCATTAAATCTTTATCATCAGTTACCATGATGCAAAATGACATTAAAGCACAGTTAGAGGAGATGTCATTAAAAGTGAGCGATCTGCAGAATGACATCAGCACTTTGAAGATATCACAG GGACCGATttcgaaaatcaaagaaattgaaaacaaacaagaacttTTGCAGACAATGTTAAACAGTGCCATGAAACAGATTGAAGAGAACAAGAACAACCAGTTATTGTTCAGTGCCTCACAGACTCCAAACCTTCAGAGAGATGTTGTTGATAAACTGGCTATGCGTATCAACGAATTAGAGACAAGCTTTGGGGAAATGAAGAATAatcagaaaaatatgaaactgGGACTTCATTTG AAAACCAGAGTTATCCACAAACCACAAGCAAAGAAGGGAAAATATCAACACAAGAAAGTGGA GATTAAACATACCTCTTGGCAAGCTCCTCCACCACG aAATGAAGGTAATTAA
- the LOC106881104 gene encoding THUMP domain-containing protein 1 isoform X1 — protein MLGCINIRMGGNDGPKEKSGCKRSRTYYKKCMYKKRKKWNSIDVGMRGFLVTCNRNESQAVKEMYNLLNEYADILYGPEHTEVTSKNLESNDDKEDSEESAGEIEDELEREVKALKDEKPAERRFQQVDSGTKNCLFIKTTLEKPCELIHHILSDIYQSQVQKTRYSLRVLPVSTICRIDLADITKVATDLLDSYFSTPFGTTTTYGISFKARMTARVTRDDVIRNICQIIEEMNPLNKVNYSTPDFIVIVEFLKGFCCLSVVKDFYKFRKYNLQETARALQRLAANQCETTEEQPNATALAESTPDTNLIHASTLAKSDSKNELSATIVNSKDKLNTNRSNCTEIQNDCNQSSEKSETETGEKV, from the exons ATGTTGG GTTGCATAAACATCAGAATGGGAGGCAACGATGGACCAAAGGAAAAGAGTGGCTGCAAGAGATCACGTACCTATtacaagaaatgtatgtataagaaacgTAAGAAATGGAACTCCATTGATGTTGGGATGCGAGGTTTTCTGGTGACATGTAATCGCAATGAAAGTCAAGCTGTTAAGGAAATGTATAATCTTCTCAATGAATACGCCGATATATTATATGGACCTGAACAT ACAGAGGTGACATCAAAGAATTTGGAATCTAATGATGACAAAGAAGATTCAGAAGAATCAGCTGGTGAGATTGAAGATGAACTTGAACGAGAAGTGAAAGCCTTGAAAGACGAAAAACCTGCCGAACGGCGGTTCCAACAGGTGGACAGTGGCACAAAGAACTGTCTCTTCATCAAGACTACTCTCGAGAAGCCATGTGAATTAATTCATCACATTCTCAGTGATATTTACCAAAGTCAGGTCCAAAAGACTCGTTATAGTCTTCGTGTCCTTCCAGTGAGTACCATTTGTCGTATCGATTTGGCAGACATCACAAAGGTAGCCACGGACCTCCTGGATTCATATTTCTCCACACCttttggaacaacaacaacatatggcATTTCATTTAAGGCTCGTATGACTGCTAGAGTGACCCGTGATGATGTAATTCGGAATATCTGTCAGATTATTGAAGAGATGAATCCCTTGAATAAG GTTAACTACAGTACACCAGACTTTATTGTCATTGTGGAGTTCCTGAAAGGATTTTGCTGCCTAAGTGTTGTGAAAGATTTCTACAAGTTCCGCAAGTACAATCTACAGGAGACAGCCAGAGCACTGCAACGCCTGGCTGCAAATCAATGTGAAACCACAGAAGAACAACCAAATGCTACAGCTCTAGCAGAGAGCACACCTGACACTAATCTCATTCATGCCAGCACTCTTGCTAAATCTGACTCTAAAAATGAATTAAGTGCTACCATTGTCAATTCCAAGGACAAGTTAAACACTAATAGATCTAACTGTACTGAAATACAGAATGATTGTAATCAGTCTAGtgaaaaatcagaaacagaaactGGTGAGAAAGTTTAG